CCATTTCTAACGCCCAGCAGGTCTTGGGGAGCCCGTGTGGCAGTTTGCAGGTCAACATCTTGTTCACCCACCAATACAGGACGGTGTGTGAGGCAATGGAAAGACAAAGGGGCAGCGGGGGACCCAGGATGGTGGAGGTGCCCTGCCTGCACGCTGGAGGCAGCTACATCTACCTACACTGAGTGAGCAGCTCAGTACCCCTCGTTCGTGTTCCTCAACACCGGTGAACTCCAAGCATTTCTCATtctagaaacaaaaccaaaacctttCTGAACTTGACTGAGCTAGTATCTCTGagggttttttattattattacttaaaatatgttttttaatgtttatttacttttgagagagagagacagagtgtgagcaggggaggggcggggaggggcagagagagggagacacagaattggaagcaggctccaggctctgagctgtcagcacagagcccaatggggggcttgaattcacgagccacgagatcatgacctgagctgaagtcagaagcttaaccgactgagccacccaggtaccctggcatttttttttttttaaggttatagttttaagtaatctctacacccaacgtggggctggaactcatgaccatgagatcgagagtcacatgctttctGTCAcatgacagagccagccaggcacccctgaggctTTTAACATTAAGTAGAAAACAGTCCTCCAACTTCACTATTGCATAGTATCGGAATCGTGCCCTCAAACGTTAAGTGTTTCTTGTCAACTTTATTGGTGAACCCAGAAATACATTGTTGTATTTCTAAGCACATTCCCATAGAATCTGGAAATAATATGGGATTAAAACAACACACAACAATCTGTAAACTCTCGCTGCTTTTGAAAAACAGTGGTTTTATATAGACTTAATTCAGGAAAGCAGCTCGCGGTGGTTCCGGATTCACTTCAGCCTTTAACGCTCTCTTCCACTTTCTTCCGAATCCAGAAATCTGAGTCATCACATGATTAGCTCTACGTCCCCTGAGCACAGCCAGTGTCTGGTGCACGGCCACCGTTCTGCCACTACCCAGGGAGGGAACTGACAAACGACGGGTCTCTGACCCCCGGCCGCTTATGTCTACTCTGGAACTCACCAGAATGCTGCCCTCACCAACATCCTCTGTCTCTTAAGGGTCTGGATGGGATCTTGCTTCTTCCAGTGATCTTCTCAATGGTAATTACCTACCACTCTGCAGCGCTGACTCAATGCACTGAACATAAGGTACCTACCTCTCCATCTGTGGAAAGTTGCAAAGCCCCCGTGAAGGTGCGTAATCCTGCCCACTTTGGGTAACACCCAGGACAGGGCCCATAGGTTGGGTAGTGTGGCCAGGAGGGGGCCCAGGTCTGTGTGGCCCCAAGGACTCCCCTTTGCCACCAGGTCACTACACTGTTCCACCTGCTGTCACCACTAAGCTGATGTACATAGCTCTGAGTGGCTTGTAAGCTAACAGGTGACGCACAGCAGGACACAGCTCCCACCATGGGCACAGGCAGGACCGTGTCAgaccccagcacacacacacctcccgTCCTGAACCGGAAGCTCAGGTGGGCTGACAAGCCCTCAGGGGCTGGAGTCTGAGGTGGCACCTGCAGACGGCAGGGACTCCTGGACCCCGCACATGTCTTCCCTGCTCCTACATGGGTCCCACACGCACCGCCCCACGGCCGCATCCCCCACTGAAGGAGGTGGGGACAAGGCTGTGAGTCTCAGCAAGGGCCTCCTAGCACCTCTGGGACGGGGATGTGAGAGTGCTAACGCCCTCTCTTCCCTCATTCTCTTGCCACGACCTTCATATGCAGAATTCTGGTCATCTAGTCATGCTCACTATGCACTTGGCCACCCTGACTTTCCACCGAGTATTCCAGACTGCAGTGGCCGCGCcacaaattttttgtttttaaacattccagagaagagaaaaacacctCCAATGACTCGGTCTGTCTCAGCGACTTTGCTGACTCATTTCCACGGGACCGAAAGAACAAACAACCAGATCCTTGGATTAATTGCCCTGGTTTTCCCTGTGGGCCTCCCTGAGCCTCTCTGCAGGTGCCCGGACTCGCCGCAGAGGAGGCCCCCAGCCTGACGACTGGCTCGACGTGAAAGCCGTCACAGGACACCGGCGTTCTGGGACAGCTTGGACCTGCGCTCGCCGAGACACGTGGTACGTGGACAGGACGCTCGGCTGTGCTGATACCAATGATTTGTTAAAGAAACACACATCAGCAAATGAAACGTGACGCTCTGTCCGGGGCACAAGAATCTGCTGAAAGCATCCCTGACGCACTATAAACACGACTACGAGGGGTCAGGGCAAACACAAAGGCTCCCACTACGAAGGGGGCTGAAAAGCACTAGAACAGCTTCTCAGGGCATCTGAGACTGCAGGCTCTCCACCACAGGCCGGGTCCTCGAGCCTGCCTCGGCAGGGGGACCTGCACCCTGGGACGCCACCAGGTGAGCGAGGATGCACCCACACCTCTGCCAGGCGAGGCTTCCTCCCAGGACACTCAGCCCGATCCTGACACCTCCAAGATGCTGGGAAAGCTCTTCGCTAAACAAGTGACCACTTACAAGGTGATTgctgatgtttttcattttttccacgATGCTCTTCATGGTCTTCAAGACTGGCAAATAGATGCTAACCTGCACAATGGAGGAGAAAAACCATTAACGCAGCCAAGGACAGACGGCACTCACCACCTATGTCGGAAACGTGCAGTTGCTTAGAAGCTCTGAAATCCTGTTTCCAAGTTGTGGGAACAGAGCTCCTTTAAAACtaggaaaagaggggcgcctggtgggctcagtcggttgagtgtctgacttcggctcaggtcatgatctcgggattcgtgggttcgagccccgtgttgggctctgtgccgacagctcggagcctggagcctacttcggattctgtgtctccctctctctctgaccctcccccgtttgtgctcggtctctctctgtctcaaaaataaataaacgttaaaaaattaaaattaaaaaaaaaaacaaaactaggaaaagaaaacaaccctACAACCTTACTGACCCCCGCCTGCCTCCGGGACACCTTGGCGCCCTTGTCCCCGTGGCGTCCACCTGGTTCCAACGGGGTGGCCCTCCCGCTGACGTGCACCGGTACACGCCCAGGCGCCCACGTCCCCATGGTGTCCTCCCGGTTCCAGGGGGGCGGCCCTCCCGCTGAAGTGCACCTGCGCACGCCCAGGGGACAGGACTCAGCACAGCCCGCAGGGCCACCTGCCACCTCACAGACGCTGCGGGTGGGTCGGGCCCCAGCGCTCAGACCCTCAGACCCGGCCCCCGATGTTGCTTGAGACAGCGTGGTCTTCCTCCCGGTCAGTGTGGATGGCCTCCCAGAGTCCAGTAATATAGCCTACGCGATATATTTTCACAATTCCTTCTTGCTCTGATGTAAGCAAAATGTAAGGGACCCTCTGGCACCACACTCACTGTCAGGGGCTCTGGGACTCCTGGCAGCACGCCCGGAACAGCCCCGCCTCCTCGCTTTTACACGAACCCTGGACACCAGTCCTTATGGGACGAGGAAAACTCGAGTTCTGGGAAATGGACAGAAGTGACCTTGCCCCCAAGGACTACTCTAGGTTAGTCTTATGGAAGCGCTATGACTGAGCAGGACATTCTCTGTCCTGCGTGTGAAGCGTGTGGCGTTTCTACCATGAGCAGCACAGTCTAAAGGTGTTTTATATAAACAACGGAAGGCAAACATTCCAATTTTTCCCTGgagaatcctttaaaaatgactCTCGTTTCCTCCCAGGTACATACAATCTTCAAATGAAACGTATGGCGAGACAGTAACTAAAATCAGGGACTTCAAACCACACCATTTAGTTTGCAAGCAGAGGACGGGCATCACTCACGTCGGCGTCTGGGACTGTAGGCTCTTGCAGATCCTTCCACAATTTTCTAGGAATGACCCTAATGGGGATGTCATGTGTCACAACGCGGCTACTATTTGACACTGATAACTGCCAAGAGAGAACATGTTTTCATAACGTCAATGTAGAAAAACCAGAGTAACTGAAGAATAAGTAGAAGCCGACCCCACATCTACGTGGAATGTTCTCGACTCTTTCATCCGAGTCCATAAAACAAGTACTTCCGGCGTGGTGCCTGTCCTGCTGAGCCCTGTTGAAGTCGGGAGTGTGAGGAGTAAGTCACGGTCCCCATGTTCCAGGGACACAGATGGGTCAggaagcaagaaaacaaacacgACCTTGTCTGAGCTGCATGTGACACACTGGTCACAGCCTGGAGGAAAATGAAGCAGTGACCAGATGAATGTTTGGGGAGGTTCCCAGATGGAGGGCAAGAAAGGCCTCTCCGAGAGGCAACATTTCAGATTGTGCCACAACATGGTGGGAAGATGGGGACGAGGGGAACCCTGTCCCTCACTACATGTGAAGCCGTGAGGCAGAAGCCAAACCGTCTGCTGAAGGAACCGAGACTGTTCTTTGTGAGCTCAGCATGCAGCAGTGTCTACACTGCTGGACAGAACCATGTTTATCCATGTCCAGGGGCTTCCGTGAAAGAACAGATTGACGTATCCTgcccttttacttatttatttttaattatttacaatatttattcatttattttgagagagaaggagagagagtatgagtgggcaaggggcagagacagagggagagagaatcccaagcaggccccacgctgtcagtgcagagcccgaggtggggcttcaactcatgaaccatgagatcaggacctgagccaaaatcaagactcggatgcttaacctactgagccaccccagcacccctagCCTGCGCTTTTAGACAGAAAGCATCACACGTCACTATCCTGTTTCTCCTTAAACAAGTGAGGAATCACACAAGTTTGTCCTAAGGCGGGGAATACTCTGATCGGCTCTCACATAGTGAACAGGTGAAGAATCCGTTATCAGGAAGAACTTCAAACTGCGCACAGCGCTCGCACCAGAGTGGGGCACAACACACACAgcacgggggtgggagggtggtgggggcggggggggaggctGCCGATGGGAGGAGCGGCGCTGGACTGGCACTAACGGGAGAGGGGGTTTCAAAGAGCGAGAAGGGGACATTCCAAGCAGGAGCCCCAGGGTCCCCAAAGCCTGGGAGCTGGATTAGAATGGGACACTCCGGAGAACTACTTAGAAAGTGGGAGTAGGCGATGTGGCTCCAAGATGGACACATGGCTTTGAACAACACATTAAGATGTGAGAATGTCGTCCTGTGAGCTGTGAgtctgggggaaggggggcacGTCCTGAGGACAGCAGGTGTCAGATTCTTCTGGGAGCAGCACTGAACACACAGCAATTCTGGGAGATCAAGAGATCACCTAAAGGGATTACAGATGAGGTAGGGAAAACCCTTCAAAagggaaaatgtataaaaaccatGATTTCTAGATGAAGGGACCACACCTCTAAGAGGAACAGAGATGCAGGGACACGCAGACTGGAGCAGAGGCAGAAGTGTTCCCACACGGGCAGAGGCAGCGTCCCAGCTGAGTACTGTGTgattgcagcactatttatacACGAGGGAATCTGACTCCAATAGAAAACAAGTATTTGTGGGCAcatctttgcttttaataaaaccaactaggggcacctgggtggctcagccggttaagcatccaactcctggtttcagctcaggtcatgaaattcTTGGGGTTCTTTcactctcccccccacccccccactctctgaccctcgctcagtctctctcaaaataaataaataggggctcctgggtggctcagtcggttggatgtctgacttcggctcaggtcatgatctcacagttcatgagttcgagccctgtataggggctctgtgctgacagctcagagcctggagcctgctttggattctgtgtctccctctctctctgcccctcccccactcacgctctgtctttctctctcaaaaataaataaacatgaaataaaaataataaactttaaaaaaataaaaataaaaccaactagCTTTCCACGTGTTATTAGAAAGCCTGGACTTGTAGCCACTTCTAGCCCTGCTGGGAAGTCCTGGAGCGCTCCCTCCTACTCACCAGCTCTATGGAGACCGTGAGGCAGGGGAAGTGTTTATTAGTCAGCTTGATCTTCAAGGCTCTGGCATTCTGGGCAGTTTTCAAAGCTCGAGATAAATTTTCCGATGTCAGCTCTAAATAAATCTCGTTGTTTTCAGCGGAGACACCTTCCATCTGAAATTCACTGAAGAAGTTCTCCTAAGGGCAGGAAAAGAGGGGTCCTCTGTCCCTTTGCAGTGGCCTTTGGGTGCGGTCCACAGGCTTCCAGAACCTTCTGCTCACCTGTTCCAGCTCACACCACATGCTCACGCCTCCGTTGGCCACTTTGTCGGAGAGGATGAAGTTCAGCTTATCCGGGCTGATGCGGAGGGTACAGGTTTTGGCAAGCTTGGCGATCATGTTGCTGACTCCTGCAGCAGGGGGTTAAAGCAAGGAATTACCAGGACAACTGAGCTTAGACAACCCCCTGAACATGGTGAAACTGCTGGTGGAAAAATAACCCACTGAAAGGGGCTTTAACACGGTCGGTCACACTGGCCCCCAATAACCCTCATACCAGGAGTGATGGAATGAAGAAGGAAGGCTGCGGGGAGGTTAACTGGAGCCCAGTGAGGCATTCACTCGCTCAGCCTGCAATGGGGCCCCCCAGGCCTGCAGCGCAAGGCCAAGGGCCAGTGCAGCCCGACCAGAAGAGATGTCTGTGCTGGATACACTGTCCATCCGGGACAGCAGCAGGTTTAAGATAAAAAACTCCGGGATGGAAATCAAGTTCCGTAAACAATCCTTGGCACCTGCTCTCTTGCCTGCCTGTCCTCACCCAGGTCCATTCACCCAATCCTTCACCGAGAGAAGCCCCATCCACTCCCATGGCCCCATCCtgcgggggaagggggagggggagaggggtgtcCTGCCCCTTTGGCCCCAAGCCCCCTAATCCCCATCCCTTAATCCTCCCGCGAGCCCACATCCTCGTCCCCCCCCTTCCCGCGGGCTCCCATCCCCACGCCCCCCATCCCCGCGCCCCTCGACCCCCatccctttccccccacctccgTCCCCCCATCCTCCCGTGGCCCACATCCCTGTCTCCGTACCTCCACCCCTCCCGCGAGGGCCCACGCCCTCCACCCGCGTCACCCtacctctgtccccccacccccgcgccacCACCCCTTCCGTggtccccgcccccatccccgcTCCCCCTCTCCCGTACCCCCTCCCGCGGCCTCCCGCCCACCATCCCCGCTCGCGCACCCCTAttcccccacccccgcgccgccgcccctCCCACGGGCCCACGGCCTCCGTCACAGCCCCGCACCACCCCCACACGGTCGTCCCGCGGCCCGCGCCCCCTCCCTATTCGCCCCCCGGCGCGCGCACTGCCTCCTTCCGGCCCGCGCTCTTCTCTACGCCCCGCGGCAGGCCCGACCCCGCTCACGTGTGAAGTGGTTCAGACACGCCGTGTCCACGATCTTGGCCCGAAACTTCATGGCGGGACACGGGCCCGCGCGGGGCTTCCGTCGGCAGCGGACTCGAGTCTCTTCCTAAGCGTCCCGCCGGAAACGCCGCCGCGCGCTCATTGGTTCCGCCGCCCGGCCCGCCCCGGGGGAGGCGGGGATCCCGGGTGACGTGCCCTGGGAGGCAGGGTCTCGCGTCACGCTCGGGGTCGCACCCACGTGGGAGGCGGGGTCTGGGTCAAGTCTGCGGGAGAGGGAGGTCCCGGGTGTCACTAGGGGTCACATCCCCGGGGAGGCGGGGTCCGGGTCAAGTCTACGGGAGAGGCGGGGATCCAGGATCCTGTCCCCCTGGGAGGCGGGGTCGGGGTCACACCCCCAGGATAGGCAGAGTTTGGGGTCAGGtctgagggagaggagggttAGGGGTCACACTCCGGCTCGCACCCTGGGAGAGGCGGGGTCTGGGTCAGGTCTCTGGGAGAGACAGGTCCCGGTGTCACTCCGAGTCACATCCCCGGGTTAGGCAGGGTTTGGGGTCAGTGTCTGGGAGAGCTGGGTCTGGGGTCTCTCTTCAGGTCACATACCCTGGGGAGGCGGGGTCCGAATCAGGTCTGCGGGGGAGGCGGAGATCCAGGGTCATGTCCCCGAGGGAGGCCGGTTTTCGCGTCACTCTCGGGATCACACCCCCGGGGAGGCGGGGTCCGGGTTAGGTCTCCTTGAGAGACAGGTCCTGGGGTCTCTCTCGGGGTCACGCCCCGGCGGAGGCGGGGTCCCGGATGTCAGATGAGGTCACACCGGGGAGGAGGGATCGAGTCAGGTCGGCCAGAGAGGCGGCTCCCAGTCTCACTCAGGGTTACACCCTAGGGGAAGGCGGGGTCAACGTCCCGAGGAGGCGGGGTCCAGGGCCACGACTGCAGGtgggagccggggggggggggggggggggggggggaaggggtgtaCCCGGATCTGGTTCTGGTCACCCCCATGGAGAG
This sequence is a window from Prionailurus bengalensis isolate Pbe53 chromosome A2, Fcat_Pben_1.1_paternal_pri, whole genome shotgun sequence. Protein-coding genes within it:
- the HUS1 gene encoding checkpoint protein HUS1 isoform X1 produces the protein MPHWAPVNLPAAFLLHSITPGVSNMIAKLAKTCTLRISPDKLNFILSDKVANGGVSMWCELEQENFFSEFQMEGVSAENNEIYLELTSENLSRALKTAQNARALKIKLTNKHFPCLTVSIELLSVSNSSRVVTHDIPIRVIPRKLWKDLQEPTVPDADVSIYLPVLKTMKSIVEKMKNISNHLIIEANLNGELNLKIETELVCVTTHFKDLGNPPSASEDASQDRNLEQMAEVRIDIRRLLQFLAGQQVNPTKAVCNIVSNKIVHFDLLHEDVSLQYFIPAFS
- the HUS1 gene encoding checkpoint protein HUS1 isoform X2, which translates into the protein MKFRAKIVDTACLNHFTRVSNMIAKLAKTCTLRISPDKLNFILSDKVANGGVSMWCELEQENFFSEFQMEGVSAENNEIYLELTSENLSRALKTAQNARALKIKLTNKHFPCLTVSIELLSVSNSSRVVTHDIPIRVIPRKLWKDLQEPTVPDADVSIYLPVLKTMKSIVEKMKNISNHLIIEANLNGELNLKIETELVCVTTHFKDLGNPPSASEDASQDRNLEQMAEVRIDIRRLLQFLAGQQVNPTKAVCNIVSNKIVHFDLLHEDVSLQYFIPAFS